The following are from one region of the Noviherbaspirillum sedimenti genome:
- the nadC gene encoding carboxylating nicotinate-nucleotide diphosphorylase has product MDITISDLQVQTDVRRALEEDVGAGDLTAALIPAQQTARAIVICRESAIICGQAWVMEVLRQVAPSARAVWNVSDGQRCEPNQPIVEIYAGARELLTAERTCLNFLQTLSAVATKTAKFVNAVAGTRVAILDTRKTIPGLRMAEKYAVRCGGGKNHRMGLFDAMLIKENHLAAAGSLTAAYQAALRLKNTAKFIQVEVETLEQLNEALRAGVSMVLLDNMSLDQIRQAVKIADGRCSLEVSGGVTFETIKELAETGVDRISIGGLVKDVQAVDFSMRFSKPSHESEGPVSMPPFAK; this is encoded by the coding sequence GTGGATATTACAATTTCTGATCTACAAGTCCAAACCGATGTTAGACGTGCACTCGAGGAAGACGTCGGTGCTGGTGATTTGACTGCAGCCTTGATCCCGGCACAACAAACGGCGCGAGCGATCGTCATTTGTCGTGAATCCGCAATTATTTGCGGACAGGCTTGGGTGATGGAGGTGCTTAGACAGGTGGCTCCCTCGGCAAGGGCGGTTTGGAACGTTTCGGACGGCCAGCGATGTGAACCTAATCAGCCAATCGTCGAGATATACGCAGGTGCGCGAGAGCTATTGACCGCTGAACGCACCTGCCTGAATTTTCTACAAACGCTCAGTGCCGTGGCCACCAAGACTGCGAAATTTGTGAATGCCGTGGCCGGTACGAGGGTCGCTATTCTTGATACTCGCAAGACTATCCCTGGGCTTCGCATGGCGGAGAAATACGCAGTGCGTTGTGGTGGGGGCAAAAATCATCGCATGGGACTCTTTGACGCCATGCTGATCAAGGAGAATCATCTTGCTGCTGCCGGGAGTTTGACTGCGGCCTACCAAGCGGCATTGCGATTGAAAAATACTGCAAAATTCATCCAGGTTGAAGTAGAAACATTGGAGCAGCTCAATGAAGCGCTCCGGGCTGGGGTCTCGATGGTGTTACTCGATAACATGTCACTTGATCAGATTCGCCAGGCCGTGAAGATTGCCGATGGACGATGCAGCCTTGAAGTTTCTGGCGGCGTCACTTTTGAAACGATCAAGGAATTGGCTGAAACAGGCGTTGACCGTATATCCATTGGCGGTTTAGTCAAGGACGTGCAGGCGGTTGACTTCTCAATGCGCTTTAGCAAACCGTCTCACGAGAGCGAGGGACCTGTATCGATGCCGCCATTTGCCAAATAA
- a CDS encoding branched-chain amino acid ABC transporter permease — MTNSNSKLRAFSTPLLWSLSLGLIVLVAEFSGDRGFSISTTEMLIRLIAVVGIYTFIGNSGIVSFGHVGFMCLGAYAAAWAGCDPEWKEIMLTDLPEILRSHSYDLWVSLTFATILSAAVAMLLGLGLMRLSGIAATIATFGFLMILNSVFANWDALTAGTSSIIGIPTSVTVGKVWLAAVVVIAGAWWFQNSRTGVLLQATRESEPAAQSIGIELTRVRLAGFVLSAAICGFAGALYAHFTGFLSPDSMYLDTTFILLAMLVIGGMQSLSGAILGAILVSWLIELLHLGEAGFSIGANAIRLPAGSQQLALAFVLGAILLIRPHGLMGRKEWTISLKNRRREAQLPSKEVSLNI, encoded by the coding sequence ATGACAAATTCAAATAGCAAACTTCGAGCGTTCTCCACACCGCTGCTGTGGAGTCTATCGCTGGGATTGATTGTATTGGTCGCTGAATTTTCGGGAGACCGAGGATTTTCTATCAGCACAACTGAAATGCTGATTCGTCTCATCGCGGTGGTCGGAATTTACACATTTATTGGCAATTCCGGAATTGTGTCGTTCGGCCATGTCGGGTTTATGTGTCTTGGCGCTTATGCTGCGGCTTGGGCTGGCTGTGATCCGGAATGGAAGGAGATCATGCTGACAGACTTACCAGAAATATTACGCAGCCATTCCTATGATTTGTGGGTAAGTCTGACATTTGCCACGATCCTTTCCGCAGCGGTCGCAATGCTGCTTGGCTTAGGCTTGATGAGGCTTTCCGGGATCGCCGCAACGATTGCCACGTTTGGGTTCCTCATGATTCTCAACAGTGTCTTTGCCAATTGGGATGCGCTGACCGCCGGCACCAGTTCTATCATCGGCATTCCGACCTCAGTGACAGTGGGCAAAGTATGGCTAGCCGCCGTCGTCGTGATCGCGGGCGCTTGGTGGTTCCAGAATTCGCGGACCGGGGTGCTTCTGCAAGCGACACGAGAAAGTGAGCCTGCTGCGCAATCAATTGGCATTGAACTGACTCGCGTGCGTTTGGCCGGATTCGTATTGAGCGCAGCGATCTGTGGTTTTGCCGGGGCCTTATATGCGCACTTTACCGGCTTCCTGTCACCGGATTCCATGTATCTGGACACAACGTTTATTCTGCTAGCCATGCTAGTGATCGGTGGAATGCAGAGCCTGTCTGGCGCCATACTGGGCGCAATCCTCGTTTCATGGCTGATCGAACTGTTGCATCTTGGTGAGGCAGGTTTCAGCATTGGCGCCAACGCCATTCGCTTACCGGCTGGATCGCAGCAGCTAGCCCTTGCCTTTGTATTGGGTGCCATTTTGCTCATTCGTCCTCATGGGCTGATGGGACGCAAGGAGTGGACAATTTCCTTGAAAAATCGTCGAAGAGAAGCTCAGCTCCCCTCGAAAGAGGTGTCTCTTAATATCTAA
- a CDS encoding isochorismatase family protein: protein MNQDNKISDEEFFRQRGFGMPIGFGSKPVIIVVDLAKGFTDPGRPFGSNLDIQVDATNQLLDVAHEKHIPVILTAVRYDDDQLRDAGIWAIKQKGASSLKAGGDGHEIDARIHRSSTDSMLYKKYASCFFGTDLVSRLVSFGADTVILTGTSTSGCVRATAVDACQYGFRPMVVHEAVGDRSVASHEQSLFDLNAKYADVVSLADTLAYLNAL from the coding sequence ATGAATCAAGATAACAAGATCTCCGACGAGGAATTCTTTCGTCAACGCGGCTTTGGCATGCCGATCGGCTTTGGAAGCAAGCCAGTCATCATTGTGGTCGACCTCGCCAAGGGCTTCACCGACCCGGGTCGTCCGTTTGGCTCCAATCTCGACATCCAGGTGGACGCCACCAATCAACTGCTCGATGTCGCTCACGAAAAACACATCCCGGTCATCCTCACCGCGGTGCGATACGACGACGACCAACTGCGAGACGCAGGCATCTGGGCCATCAAGCAAAAAGGCGCGTCCAGCTTGAAGGCCGGCGGCGACGGACACGAGATTGATGCACGCATCCACAGGTCATCGACCGACTCCATGCTGTACAAAAAATATGCCTCCTGCTTCTTCGGCACCGATCTGGTGTCGCGCCTGGTTTCCTTCGGCGCGGACACGGTGATCTTGACGGGAACCTCGACGAGCGGGTGCGTACGCGCCACGGCAGTGGATGCGTGCCAGTACGGCTTCCGGCCGATGGTCGTGCACGAAGCAGTTGGCGACCGGTCTGTCGCGTCACACGAACAAAGCTTGTTTGACCTCAACGCAAAATACGCCGATGTCGTATCGCTGGCCGACACACTGGCGTATCTGAACGCGCTGTGA